In Anaerolineales bacterium, the following are encoded in one genomic region:
- a CDS encoding stage V sporulation protein S, which produces MDVIKVSGASRTSAVAGAIAGVFREHKRAEVQAIGAGAVNQAVKALVLARGYLREDGYDVVCCPEFSDVDIDGKVRTAIKLVVEERNQPQG; this is translated from the coding sequence ATGGATGTAATCAAAGTATCGGGGGCCTCCCGTACGTCTGCAGTTGCCGGCGCCATTGCTGGCGTGTTCCGTGAACACAAACGAGCTGAGGTGCAGGCCATCGGCGCTGGCGCAGTCAACCAGGCAGTCAAGGCCCTGGTGCTGGCGCGAGGGTATTTGCGTGAAGATGGTTACGACGTGGTCTGCTGCCCCGAATTCTCCGACGTCGACATAGACGGCAAAGTGCGCACTGCGATCAAACTAGTCGTCGAAGAGCGAAACCAACCCCAAGGCTAA